Genomic DNA from Nitratidesulfovibrio vulgaris str. Hildenborough:
GGGGCGGGGTCGCGCGTCCAGAAGACGATGGCGGTGACGTCCTGCGGGCGCAACGAGACACGCGTCACCCTTTCCGCCGCGTACGGACTGGGCACGAGGCAGTAGCCTTCATGCAGTCGCTGCATGAACCACGGCGTGTAGTAGGCCGGTATGTCGGTGCGCCGGCTTGCGGAGATGATGCGGGGCTTCGCGCTCATGGTCCTACTGGCGTGCGGTCGAACCTTCCTGCTGTGAAAGACCGAGGAACACCAGCGTGTCGAGCGTGTCCAGAAGGCGCAGGTAGAGGCCGCCGCTGGCCATGGGCGGGCCGAAGAGGGCCGTGCGCTGTTCCTTGAGACTCTGGCGGGACACGGTCTCCGGAAAGGTCTTGGAGAGGGTCATGGCCAGACGTTCAGCCAGAAGGTACCCGGTGACACCCTGATGGAAGAGTGTGAGGTCGCGCATGAAGGTCTCACGCTGGGCGGCCCAGTAGGCCGTTGCGGCTTGCGAGGGCTTCATGGACACCGCGGTGCAGATGCCGGCATGGAGGTTGTTGAGGTTCGCGCCGGGAATGCCAGCCCGCCAGCCGATGAGCCATGCGTTGCGCCTGAAGAACAGGCAGTGGTTGATGCCGATGGTGACGATGTCGTCGAACAGGGCGCGGGCACGCAGAAGTGCCGGGTCGTCCCATTGCACGGGCAGTGCGTCGAGGTCCCATGCGGGCACCTCGTGGGCGGCGGCGCGTATCCTGCCGCTGGAGAGGTGTTCGACAAGGTGCGTCAGCCAGCCGTTGGCGGCGGGCGACCCCGGTGTTTCGAGGTGCGAATAGCTCAATGTGTAGGTGCCCTTGCCGTGATGCCCGTGCAGGATGCAGGGTTGCCCTTCAAGGAAGGTGGGCCGCAGGTGGATGCCGTACAGGGCCTCCCATTCGGCGAAGGTGCCGGGAGGTAGCGTGTCCAGCGGCAGGTCGGCCACCCAGAAGTCGGGGCCGGGTACGGTGTACGAGGCCAGAATCTCGACCTCGCCGTCCTTCTCCGGGGCGAAGCGGCCGGGCCACCAGATGGGGAGAAGCGGCGTGTCGTCAGAGGCGGGGGCTGTGGCGGCGGAAGCTGGCGACGCGGCCACGGTGCGGTCGAAGGCGTCGGGCACGAGAGGGTGCCCCGTCCTTGTGGCGGCATGGATATGACCGGAGACGAAGTGCTGCATCCGGTCGCTGAACGAGGCACGCGACCACGGGCACAGGCCAAGGCCGTGCTGCCCTGAAAGCCCCAGTCCCGCACCGCCGCAGAAGCCGAGATAATGGCCGCCTGAAGCGACGTAGTCGCGGATGGCGGCGATGCCCGCATGGCCCAGCGCCTCGGCCTTGAGGCGCGCCGTGCCGCCCGGCACCACCAGCAGGGCGGGCGGGTTGCAAGAAAGAAGGCCGTGGGCTATCTCCTCTCCCTTGACCAGACGGTAGGGCAGGCCGAGGGCTTCGGCCGCCCGCCAGACAAGCAGTCCCCAGATGTGGGACTCGTCCCAGAGAATGTGAAGGGTTGACATCGTCCTGTCGCTCATTGAGGGTGGGGCGTCCGCTCGCCACATGGGGCGTGTCCTTCTGGGGCGCCGGTTGCTCTGGCCCGGGCGCCTCGCGTCCGGTCCGGCACCATACATCACCTATTCCGGAGATTACAATATGGCGGAGAACGCGTTGCCGAAGGGCTATGAGCCCCGTGACGTCGAAGAACGCTGGCGCAGGCACTGGGAGGACAACCGTACCTTCACCCCCGACATGGACGCGCCGGGCGAACCCTATTCAATCGTCATTCCGCCGCCGAACGTCACGGGCGCGCTGCACATCGGCCATGCTCTCAACCATGTGCTCATCGACGTGCTGTGCCGCAATGCACGGCAGCAGGGCAAGAAGGTCCTGTGGCTTCCGGGCACCGACCACGCGGGCATCGCCACGCAGAACGTGGTGGAACGCGCCCTCGCCAAGGAAGGACTCAGCCGTCACGACCTCGGCCGTGAGGCGTTCATCGAACGTGTCTGGCAGTGGAAAGAGGAGTACGGCAACCGCATCCTCAACCAGATACGCATGCTGGGCGACTCCGTCGACTGGACGCGCGAACGCTTCACCATGGACGAAGGGCTTTCCAAGGCCGTGCGCAAGGTGTTCGTCGACCTGTACAACGGCGGCTACATCTACCGCGGCAACTACATCATCAACTGGTGCAACCGTTGCCACACCGCCCTCGCCGATGACGAAGTCGACCATATGCCCGAACAGGGCCACCTCTACCATGTGCGCTACGACTTCGAGGACGGCAGCGGTTCGGTCGTCATCGCCACCACCCGCCCCGAGACCATCATGGCCGACACCGGCGTGTGCGTGCACCCCGAGGACGAACGCTACGCCGGGTTGATAGGCAAGAAGATTCTCGTGCCCGTCATCGGGCGCGCCGTACCGCTTTTCGCCGACACCTACGTCGACCGCGAATTCGGTACGGGCGCACTCAAGGTCACCCCCTGCCACGACCCCAACGACTGGACGCTGGGCGAACGCCACGGTCTCGCCTTCATCCAGTGCATCGACGAGGACGGCAACATGACCGCCGAGGCCGGACCCTACGCGGGGCTGACCAAGGAGGAGTGCCGCAAGCGCATCGTGGCCGACCTCGAAGCCTCGGGGCAGCTTGTCCGCGTCGAAGAACTGAATCACAGCGTGGGGCATTGCTACCGCTGCAAGACGGTGGTCGAACCGCACATGTCGGAACAGTGGTTCGTGGCGTCGACCAAGCTTGCGCCGCGCGCCCGCGCAGCCGTGCCGCAGATGACGCAGATATTCCCCGAAAGCTGGATGAAGACCTACTTCAACTGGCTAGACAACATCCGCGACTGGTGCATCAGCCGTCAGATATGGTGGGGGCATCGCATCCCTGCATGGACGTGCGGCAAGTGCGGCAAGCTCATCGTCTCCGAACAGGACCCCACGGCATGTCCCGACTGCGGCTGCACCGACCTGACGCAGGACCCCGACGTGCTCGACACGTGGTTCTCGTCGGCCCTGTGGCCCTTCAGCACCATGGGCTGGCCCGACAAGACGAAGGACCTCGCCACCTTCTACCCCACTTCGGTACTGGTGACGGGCTTCGACATCCTGTTCTTCTGGGTCGCGCGCATGATGATGCTTGGCATGCATTTCATGGACGAGGTGCCTTTCAAGCACGTCTACCTGCATGCCCTCGTGCGTGACGGTGAAGGTCGCAAGATGTCGAAGTCCACGGGCAACGTCATCGACCCGCTGGCGATGATCGACAAGTACGGCACCGACTCGCTGCGCTTCACCCTTGCGGCCTTCGCCGCCATGGGCCGCGACATCAAACTCTCCGAAGACCGCATCGAAGGCTACCGCCACTTCGTCAACAAGGTGTGGAACGCCGCACGGTTCTCGCTCATGAACCTGCCGGAGGAGGCACCTGCCGCCCTCGACCTCGATAACGTCAAGGGTATGCATCACAAGTGGATTCTGCATCGCCTCGAAGAGCTCAAGGCGTCGCAGGCTGCGGGCATCGACGGCTACCGCTTCAACGAAGTGGCGCAGGGGCTGTACCGCTTCTGGTGGAACGAGTTCTGCGACTGGTACCTTGAGCTCATCAAGCCCGACATGCAGGCGGGGGGCGAGCGTCAGGCCACGGCCCAGTATGTGCTGTGGACAGTGCTGCGCGAAGCCCTGCTGCTGTTGCACCCGTTCATGCCCTTCGTCACCGCCGAAGTGTGGCAGGCACTGCCCGGTCACGCCGGTGACGACATCGCCACCAAGCTGTACCCCGCCGCACGCCCCGGCTGCCGCGACGTCAAGGACGCGGAGCACATGGAACTGGTGCAGGCCACCATCAGCGCCGTGCGCACCATCCGTGCCGAACTCAACATCGCGCCTTCGTACCGTCTCACCACGCTGGTGCGTCCGGCTTCCGCCGAAGACGCAGCCACCCTCGAAGAGGGGCGCGAGATGCTGATGACGCTGGCCCGCCTCGACGGGCTGACCGTCGCCGTCGACGTGGAGGCCCCCAAGGCTTCCGCCAGCAGCGTGGTCGCCGGTAACGAGGTCATCGTGCCCCTGACGGGCGCGGTGGACTTCGAGGCCGAACTTGCCCGTCTCGACAAGGAACTGGGCAAGATAGAGAAGGACTTCGTGCAGGTGAACAAGAAGCTCGCCAACGAGAGCTTCGTCAGCAAGGCCCCGGCCGATGTCGTCGCCAAGGAGCGCGCCCGCGCCGAGGAACTGTCCGACGCCAAGGCCAAGCTCGAAGCGTTGCAGCAGCGCTTCCGCGACGCCATAGGCAAATAGAGCACTGGGCCGCGCCGGGACACCGGCGCGGCCTTTTTCTTGAGGTCCGCGTCCGGTTTCCTTGTCCGGCCTGCGGCACCAACTCTTACCTGCAATGCCTGAAGCGGGAACCGCGCATGAGCACACAACCCCGAAAGGTCGAGACAACGCATCCCGCCCCGGCGTCCGGCATCCGCTACGCCGCGCCGTGCGGCCTTGATTGCGGGCGTTGCGTCATGTGCTCGCACGGCAAGGTCGCGGAGAGCGCCCGTGCCATACGCGGTGTGCTCGGCCCTAATTTCGCGCGGTACGCTGCGTTCCTTCAGGACATGCAGCCAGCGCTCGTCCACTATCCAGCCTTCGCCGAGCTGCTCGACGCCATGGCCGAGGGATGCTGCGAAGGCTGCCGCGACCGTGAGACGCCTTGCCATGCCTCGTGCAGGGTCCCTGAATGCACGCGCGCCCACGGGGTGGACTGGTGCGGGCTGTGCCCGGACTTTCCCTGTGCGGAGACCGGCCTGCCTGACCGGCTGGTGGAGAAGTGGCGCGAGGCCAACACCATCATCAGGGAGGCCGGTGTCGATGCATGGTTGCGGGAACTTGCCGAAAGGCCCCGCTACCTGTAGTCTGCACGCGGTCGTGACCCCGCCCCGGAGTGCCCCGTCCTCGGCAGGCGCGGGCTTGCGGCATGACGCCGTCGTGTCCCCTGTTGCATGAACAGGCACGGCACGCGTGCCGCGGATGACTTCGGGCCGGAAAGGCCAAGAGAGGTGGACGCCGCCCCGTTGCGACGCCGGGCCGTCCTTTCGCCATTCGACGCTAACGCCGGGCGTGACGCCCGCTTTCATACCGGAGGAGTGATGAAGGTCTATCTCATCGGTGCCGGCCCGGGCGACCCCGGACTGCTCACCCTCAAGGGCAAGGAAATCCTCGAACGTGCGGACGTGGTCGTCTACGACTTTCTGGCCAACGATGCCTTCCTCGCCTATGCCAAGCCCGATGCCGAAATCATCTACGTGGGCAAGAAGGGCGGCGACCATACCCTTTCGCAGGACGGCATCAACCGCCTCATCATCGAAAAGGCCAAAGAGGGCAAGGTCGTGGCGCGCCTCAAGGGTGGCGACCCCTACATGTTCGGGCGTGGCGGTGAAGAGGCCGAAGAACTGCTCGACGCGGGCGTGCCCTTCGAGGAAGTCCCCGGCGTGACCAGCGCCATCGCAGGGCCTGCCTACGCTGGTATTCCGCTCACCCACCGTTCGTATGCCTCGTCGGTGTCGTTCATCACCGGGCACGAGAATCCCGACAAGCCCGATTCGGCGCATAACTGGCAGGCCCTCGCCGCTGGTACCAGCACGCTGGTCTTCTTCATGGGCATGAAGAACCTGCCCGACATCTCGCGCAAGCTCATCGCCGCGGGCATGTCGCCTGACAAGCCCGCCGCGCTGGTGCGCTGGGGGACGACCCCGCGTCACCGCAGCCTCGTCGCCACCATCGCCACGTTGCCCGAAGAGGCCGTGAAGCATGGCTTCAGCAATCCCTCGCTCATCGTTGTGGGTGATGTGGTGCGTCTGCGCGACCGTCTCAACTGGTTCGAGCACAAGCCCCTGCTGGGCAAGGGCGTCGTGGTCACGCGCGCCCGTGAACAGGCCAGCGGCCTTGCTGCGGCGTTGCGTGAACTTGGGGCCGATGTCATCCAGTTTCCCACCATCGACATCCACCCCCTCGACGATTACGCCCCGGTGCATGAGGCCATCCGCGCCCTCGACACCTACGACTGGGTGGTCTTCACCTCGGTCAACGGCGTGAAGCACTTCTGGAACCAGCTTGCGGCGCTGGGGCTCGACAGCCGTGCCCTCGGCGGACGCAAGGTGGCAGCCATCGGCCCCGCCACGGCGGATGCCCTGCGCGACAAGGGCATCGCCCCCGACTTCATCCCCGAGAAGTACGTCGCCGAAGGCGTGGTCGAAGGGATGCTCGCCCGCGGTATGGGCGGCAAGCGCGTGCTGCTGCCCCGCGCCCTCGAAGCGCGTGAGGTGCTGCCCGAAGAACTTCGCAAGGCCGGTGCCACTGTCGACGTGCTGCCCGTGTACGTCACCGTGCCCTCTGCCGCACGCCGTGACGACGTTCTGGCGCGCATGGAGGCGGGCGAGGTGCATTGCGTGACCTTCGGTTCGTCGTCCACCGTGGAGAACTTCTTCTCTCTGGTCCCTGCCGATACGGTGAAGGCGCACCCCGAAGTGAAGCTTGCCTGCATCGGCCCGGTGACCAAGAAGACGCTGGAGGGCTTCGGCTTCACCTGCCATATCCAGCCCGACGACTACACCATCCCCGCACTTGTCGATGAACTGACCCGCGTATTGCCTGAATTGTAAGACCTCGGGCGGCATGTCCTTGCGGATGTGCCGCCCTCCGGTCTCCCTTTTCTGCCTCTCTCGTCAGGTGGCATCTGCCGATGGCAGGGGCCATAGTGCATCAGCCTGTTGACGGCGAAGGCTCGCGGCGCGAATACCCCATGGGGGGGCAGCCGTGCTCTTACTGTGCGTGGCGGCTTTTCTTGCCTTGCAGTCCTGAGTGCCGTCGCTGATAAATGACTGCGTCTCGTGATGCCTTGCGCCCGTCGTACTGGCGTACGAGCGAGCCTTTCCTTGAGCGCTGTCGGCTACGTCATCTGCCGAGGCCACGAGGCCACTGCGCTCGGTCGGCTTTATGGGTGACGCTGCTGGAGACGCGGCCGACGTCGTCCCGACGGGGCCCTCGATCCAGATTCCCTGACCGGATTTCCGGGGCAGCCGCTGGACGAGGACTTCACGCCAGAAGACCGGACAAGGCGGAGGATGTCTTCGGGGCGCGTCGCATGAAGTGTTGCGGTGCAAGAACGTGCGTTGATACATGGCGGTTGACGAAGCCATGCCGTGGGAGTGTAGAGTGGACGCATTCACTCCGCATTCGGTGGCGGGTGGGCGATGCAGGTGACGCGGGCGTCACCATGCATCACCGGACAGGTATGCCGACAACGTATGTAGCCTCTGCCGGCACTGGGCTTCGAAGAACCGGATGACGGCAGGGCAGGGAGGCGACCATGGGGCATGTCAGGGCCGTGTGCATCAGTGAACGCAAGGGCGAACGCAAGGTCGTCGTCGAAGCCATTACCCTGCGTGAGGACTTCGGTGTCGTGGGGGATGTGCACGCCGGGTCCGGCAGGCAGGTGAGCCTGCTGGCGTCGGAAAGTGTCGACACCATGCGCCCGAAGATGCCGCAGCTTGCGGCGGGCGACTTTGCCGAGAATATGCTGGTCGAGGGGCTTGAAGTCACTGCGCTGCCCATCGGCACGCGCCTTGCCGTGGGCGGGGAGGCGTTGCTTGAAGTGACGCAGATAGGCAAGACCTGTCACTCGAAGTGTAACATCCACAAGACGGTGGGATTCTGCGTGATGCCCACCGAAGGCGTGTTCGCGCGCGTGGTGCGCGGGGGCGTCGTACGTGCCGGTGACCCTATCGTGCGCGTAGACGGCTGACCGCATCAGCGCCGACCGGAGTAACCATGCTGCGAATCGCTGTGCTGGCTTCCGGCAACGGCTCGAATCTTCAGGCCATCCTCGACAGGATTGCCTCTGGCGCGCTCGATGCCGAGGTGGGCGTCGTCATCTCCAACAAGCCGCAGGCCCGTGCGCTTGAGCGTGCCCGCAGTGCGGGAGTGCCGTCATTGGCACTCGACCCCGCCGCATACGCCGACCGCGAAAGCTACGATGCCGCCCTCGTGGAAGCCATCCGTGCCGCCGGGGCACAGTGTGTGGTACTCGCCGGCTACATGCGGCTGCTGACCCCGGTTTTTCTGGCTGCCTTTCCGGGGGCGGTCATCAACATCCACCCTTCGCTGCTTCCCAGTTTTCCCGGTTTGCGCGGGGCTGGCGACGCCCTGGACTACGGGGTGCGCCTTGCCGGTTGTACCGTGCATTTCGTGAAT
This window encodes:
- a CDS encoding BPL-N domain-containing protein, which gives rise to MSTLHILWDESHIWGLLVWRAAEALGLPYRLVKGEEIAHGLLSCNPPALLVVPGGTARLKAEALGHAGIAAIRDYVASGGHYLGFCGGAGLGLSGQHGLGLCPWSRASFSDRMQHFVSGHIHAATRTGHPLVPDAFDRTVAASPASAATAPASDDTPLLPIWWPGRFAPEKDGEVEILASYTVPGPDFWVADLPLDTLPPGTFAEWEALYGIHLRPTFLEGQPCILHGHHGKGTYTLSYSHLETPGSPAANGWLTHLVEHLSSGRIRAAAHEVPAWDLDALPVQWDDPALLRARALFDDIVTIGINHCLFFRRNAWLIGWRAGIPGANLNNLHAGICTAVSMKPSQAATAYWAAQRETFMRDLTLFHQGVTGYLLAERLAMTLSKTFPETVSRQSLKEQRTALFGPPMASGGLYLRLLDTLDTLVFLGLSQQEGSTARQ
- the purN gene encoding phosphoribosylglycinamide formyltransferase; amino-acid sequence: MLRIAVLASGNGSNLQAILDRIASGALDAEVGVVISNKPQARALERARSAGVPSLALDPAAYADRESYDAALVEAIRAAGAQCVVLAGYMRLLTPVFLAAFPGAVINIHPSLLPSFPGLRGAGDALDYGVRLAGCTVHFVNEEMDGGAVIVQAAVPVTPGEPLDDLKARIHAMEHRIYPQALQWLAQGRLRVEGRCVHVAPPDSGVVPAAAGGAWLVSPPLEPGF
- the cobA gene encoding uroporphyrinogen-III C-methyltransferase, whose translation is MKVYLIGAGPGDPGLLTLKGKEILERADVVVYDFLANDAFLAYAKPDAEIIYVGKKGGDHTLSQDGINRLIIEKAKEGKVVARLKGGDPYMFGRGGEEAEELLDAGVPFEEVPGVTSAIAGPAYAGIPLTHRSYASSVSFITGHENPDKPDSAHNWQALAAGTSTLVFFMGMKNLPDISRKLIAAGMSPDKPAALVRWGTTPRHRSLVATIATLPEEAVKHGFSNPSLIVVGDVVRLRDRLNWFEHKPLLGKGVVVTRAREQASGLAAALRELGADVIQFPTIDIHPLDDYAPVHEAIRALDTYDWVVFTSVNGVKHFWNQLAALGLDSRALGGRKVAAIGPATADALRDKGIAPDFIPEKYVAEGVVEGMLARGMGGKRVLLPRALEAREVLPEELRKAGATVDVLPVYVTVPSAARRDDVLARMEAGEVHCVTFGSSSTVENFFSLVPADTVKAHPEVKLACIGPVTKKTLEGFGFTCHIQPDDYTIPALVDELTRVLPEL
- a CDS encoding valine--tRNA ligase, which produces MAENALPKGYEPRDVEERWRRHWEDNRTFTPDMDAPGEPYSIVIPPPNVTGALHIGHALNHVLIDVLCRNARQQGKKVLWLPGTDHAGIATQNVVERALAKEGLSRHDLGREAFIERVWQWKEEYGNRILNQIRMLGDSVDWTRERFTMDEGLSKAVRKVFVDLYNGGYIYRGNYIINWCNRCHTALADDEVDHMPEQGHLYHVRYDFEDGSGSVVIATTRPETIMADTGVCVHPEDERYAGLIGKKILVPVIGRAVPLFADTYVDREFGTGALKVTPCHDPNDWTLGERHGLAFIQCIDEDGNMTAEAGPYAGLTKEECRKRIVADLEASGQLVRVEELNHSVGHCYRCKTVVEPHMSEQWFVASTKLAPRARAAVPQMTQIFPESWMKTYFNWLDNIRDWCISRQIWWGHRIPAWTCGKCGKLIVSEQDPTACPDCGCTDLTQDPDVLDTWFSSALWPFSTMGWPDKTKDLATFYPTSVLVTGFDILFFWVARMMMLGMHFMDEVPFKHVYLHALVRDGEGRKMSKSTGNVIDPLAMIDKYGTDSLRFTLAAFAAMGRDIKLSEDRIEGYRHFVNKVWNAARFSLMNLPEEAPAALDLDNVKGMHHKWILHRLEELKASQAAGIDGYRFNEVAQGLYRFWWNEFCDWYLELIKPDMQAGGERQATAQYVLWTVLREALLLLHPFMPFVTAEVWQALPGHAGDDIATKLYPAARPGCRDVKDAEHMELVQATISAVRTIRAELNIAPSYRLTTLVRPASAEDAATLEEGREMLMTLARLDGLTVAVDVEAPKASASSVVAGNEVIVPLTGAVDFEAELARLDKELGKIEKDFVQVNKKLANESFVSKAPADVVAKERARAEELSDAKAKLEALQQRFRDAIGK
- a CDS encoding MOSC domain-containing protein; translated protein: MGHVRAVCISERKGERKVVVEAITLREDFGVVGDVHAGSGRQVSLLASESVDTMRPKMPQLAAGDFAENMLVEGLEVTALPIGTRLAVGGEALLEVTQIGKTCHSKCNIHKTVGFCVMPTEGVFARVVRGGVVRAGDPIVRVDG
- a CDS encoding DUF3795 domain-containing protein — protein: MSTQPRKVETTHPAPASGIRYAAPCGLDCGRCVMCSHGKVAESARAIRGVLGPNFARYAAFLQDMQPALVHYPAFAELLDAMAEGCCEGCRDRETPCHASCRVPECTRAHGVDWCGLCPDFPCAETGLPDRLVEKWREANTIIREAGVDAWLRELAERPRYL